The following proteins come from a genomic window of Sebastes fasciatus isolate fSebFas1 chromosome 6, fSebFas1.pri, whole genome shotgun sequence:
- the LOC141769826 gene encoding protease-associated domain-containing protein 1-like, whose translation MEKLDQTAALVLFLWSVFMQFSRMSGLGINELLYFRVISPEDISYIFSAAPAKDFGGDFTSSYDEIFLVPADPADGCSELEDREIIQGQVVLVERGGCSFVQKAQHVEEAGGKAVLIADNAVDNDSQYLDMITDGSTAKPSIPALFLLGRDGMMIRRSLQRQALPWAVISIPVNVSSLASFPLKQPPWTLW comes from the exons ATGGAGAAGCTTGATCAGACAGCTGCTCTAGTTTTATTCCTCTGGAGTGTTTTCATGCAGTTCAGTCGCATGTCAG GTCTGGGGATCAATGAACTGCTGTACTTCCGAGTCATCAGTCCAGAGGATATCAGCTACATCTTCAGTGCAGCTCCTGCTAAAGACTTTGGAGGAGATTTT ACGTCGTCGTATGATGAGATTTTCCTGGTGCCAGCAGACCCAGCGGACGGCTGCTCAGAGCTGGAGGACAGAGAAATCATCCAGGGACAAGTAGTGCTGGTGGAAAGAGG AGGTTGCTCCTTCGTCCAAAAGGCCCAACATGTGGAGGAAGCCGGAGGAAAAGCTGTTCTAATAGCTGATAATGCGGTGGACAATGACAGTCAGTACCTTGATATGATCACCGACGGAAGCACCGCCAAACCAAGCATTCCTGCTCTGTTCCTGCTGGGACGCGATGG GATGATGATCAGACGATCTCTTCAGAGACAAGCGCTGCCGTGGGCCGTCATTTCCATTCCTGTCAATGTTTCCTCCCTGGCCTCGTTCCCACTCAAGCAGCCCCCGTGGACACTGTGGTAG
- the LOC141769820 gene encoding transcription factor BTF3-like: MKESIMNQEKLAKLQAQVRIGGKGSARRKKKVVHRTATADDKKLQFSLKKLGVNNISGIEEVNMFTNQGTVIHFNNPKVQASLAANTFTITGHAENKQLTEMLPGILNQLGADSLTSLRRLAENLPRPAGENKAPMVAVEEEDDEVPDLVENFDEASKDEAN, translated from the exons ATGAAGGAGTCGATAATGAACCAGGAGAAGCTCGCCAAACTGCAGGCGCAGGTCCGCATAGGCGGCAAG GGGTCAGCCCGCAGAAAGAAGAAGGTTGTGCACAGAACAGCAACAGCAGATGACAAGAAGCTGCAGTTCTCCCTCAAGAAACTGGGAGTCAACAACATCTCCGGCATTGAGGAG GTGAATATGTTCACAAACCAGGGGACAGTGATCCACTTCAACAACCCAAAGGTTCAGGCCTCCTTGGCTGCCAACACCTTTACGATCACGGGTCACGCTGAGAACAAGCAGCTCACAGAGATGCTCCCAGGAATCCTAAACCAGCTGGGGGCCGACAGTCTCACCAGCCTCAGGAGATTAGCAGAGAACCTGCCCAGACCAG CTGGAGAGAACAAAGCCCCTATGGTTGCTGTTGAAGAGGAGGACGATGAGGTTCCAG ATCTTGTTGAGAACTTTGACGAGGCTTCAAAGGACGAGGCAAACTAA
- the il12b2 gene encoding interleukin-12 subunit beta, with protein sequence MRTLWLCGLLLISLTGAHRLDHFPENFVVTKMNDPVTLTCRTNTEGAVEWKFDDDVVGVGLNLSISGVEAPDLGEYTCWRGKEMLSSTYLLPDSVEEVPNISCRAKSYDCIFSCSTDKPYTAVRFGLGQDCREGRKSCDWFISGDGKFPVVLSHSLAPHAEETTMLEVTAEAIFDHSTVLRGNKTFYLRDIVKPDSPQIVRCQDEGVENLKVTIDAPSTWSTPHSFYPLEHQIEYVLRDDGKTGLSSTTLLPKGISKLKARSRDSLVQSAWSEWTPWKNVRTGKKNLCKCKNKAKSCCPELPPGYLDKCKKRRKQKKNKKSQTS encoded by the exons ATG AGGACACTGTGGTTATGTGGGCTTCTGCTCATCAGCCTCACCGGAGCACACAGACTCGACCACTTTCCAGAAAATT TTGTGGTGACAAAGATGAATGATCCAGTCACACTGACCTGCCGCACAAACACCGAAGGAGCTGTCGAATGGAAGTTTGATGATGACGTGGTGGGTGTCGGTCTAAATCTGTCCATCTCAGGCGTAGAAGCACCCGACCTGGGAGAATACACCTgctggagaggaaaggaaatgtTATCATCGACCTATCTGCTGCCTGACTCTGTGGAAGAAGTGCCAA ATATCAGTTGTCGGGCAAAGTCTTATGACTGCATCTTCAGCTGCTCGACCGACAAACCATATACAGCAGTGCGTTTCGGACTGGGCCAGGACTG CAGAGAAGGTAGGAAGTCGTGTGACTGGTTCATCAGTGGGGATGGGAAATTCCCAGTTGTGCTGTCCCACTCCCTCGCACCCCACGCTGAGGAAACCACCATGCTCGAAGTCACAGCTGAGGCCATCTTTGACCACTCCACCGTCCTCCGgggaaacaaaacattttatctCAGAGATATCG TCAAACCCGACAGTCCCCAGATTGTCAGGTGTCAGGATGAGGGAGTGGAGAACCTGAAGGTGACCATCGATGCTCCATCCACCTGGTCGACTCCTCACAGCTTCTACCCTCTGGAGCACCAGATTGAATACGTGTTAAGAGATGATGGCAAG ACTGGACTTTCTTCTACTACTCTGCTGCCGAAGGGGATCAGCAAGCTGAAGGCTCGCTCCAGAGACTCGCTGGTGCAGTCCGCATGGAGCGAGTGGACTCCATGGAAAAAT GTGAGAACAGGGAAAAAGAACCTGTGCAAATGCAAAAACAAGGCAAAATCCTGCTGCCCAGAGCTGCCACCGGGGTACTTGGACAAGTGCAAGAAGAGAAGGAAgcaaaaaaagaacaagaagaGCCAGACATCTTAA